DNA sequence from the Drosophila sechellia strain sech25 chromosome 3L, ASM438219v1, whole genome shotgun sequence genome:
ATTTGTAGTGTATGGGAAAACTCATGCGGGATTTTGAATCGAGAAAAGAGCGGGAAAGGTATGTAACCTGATCACAGTAGTAGTAGGTAGTACACAAGAATAACAATTCATAAACATTTTGATATTTCGCCATTGCTCTTATAAAGGGAGGTCAAACTGAACTGATTTATTTATCAGGCATATAGTGAGTGATTTCTGAGGTATGCTCTCGAAATCTATAGTTTAAATTTCCCAATATTGATCCCGACCCAGATTCCGCTTTGTATAAATTAGGGAGCGATCTGTTTGAACTGGATCTGGGATGGGAGATCACATGGATGTTGACTGCCATTCGCCCGTGTTGGCTTAACCTTTTTCCGGCTCTACATTGTATGGGTCTTATCGAGTTGGGAACGAGTGGCCATGCTGGTTTATCTGGTGGCTCATATCAGGGTCGAGTGCGAAGTTCAAACACCTAGCAACAGGCCAAATGGGGTCTACTCTCCACCAGCTTCGGCTGTTTTTTCCCTACTTGAGTTTGACATGGATTAGTTATGTTTTCTATTTGCACTGATAGCTGCAATCGATGGCCCGCTTATCAGTATCAGAACAAATGAAGCAGAAAGAAGGGGGACATGAGAACATTGCCTGCCGGCAGTTATTGGACCATCCATACACAAATGTAGACCGAAAACCCCCATGGAGCCGGAAAAGGGAAAGATATGCGTGCTCTCTTTTTGGATCAGCTCTGTGCATTCGAATATGCAGACAGATTAGTAGGCTTATCCGTATTTGCTGTGGATATTGTTTGTTATATTTGCCAGTTCTTCACATAATATCGAATCAATTTGGGGTTTAATTAAGCATTAATTGCCTATGGCTTCCCAAAATTCCCTTACAATTCAGACAGCCAAGCATTCCGTCAGTGATCGCTGGAGTTCTAAGCATTTAGCTTCAATTGGCATCAATTAtgttgattttgtaaattagtTTGCATGCGGCAATTGAATTTCTTCTCACATTTCAACAGCGGGTGCTGGGAAATTGCCATTTAAGGTCAGAGTAAAAGCTTTTATTGATTGTAATCAACTTTCTTGCTCTTTGCAGCTGACAAGAGTTTGACACAGAACAACAACGAGGTGGTGGCCTTGGATGAGAAGTTGGCCaacgagaagcagcagcaaatcgAGTTCcaagagcagcaacagcagcagcagcttcatcAACtaccacagcagcagcagcagcagcaagaagagcagcagcaaccgcagCAACTACAGCCGCTGCAAACCGAAAAACCGCCAACGAAAGTGCCAAACCTTGTAGTAGCTACAGTGGCACCTCAGCTGCAACAGGCACCgctgcagcaacatcagcagcagcaaacatCACCGGTGGTGGTGTCgccaaaacagcagcagcagcagccacaagcTGCGCACCAGAATAGCTATCATGATCAGCATCATTtaccgcagcagcagcaaccgcagCCACAGCGCAAACCCTCGCAGCAATACAATCaatcgcagcagcaacaggtgcGCCGTAAGTACTCCTCAGAGTACAATCACCATCATCACCAGCACGGCAGCAGCGACACGGGCATCCAAACTACCAAGACCATGTCCTGGACCAATTCAGCTCAGCACAAAAAGTCCACGCAGTCGGTTTCGGTCACCGCTTCTCCCAATAGTGTAAACAATGGACCTGGAGTGGGTGCTGCAAGTGGACCGGCGGGCAAAGCCAACTACAGCCACACCACTAAGACTTTTACCAACCAGCAGCATtaccagcagcaacactaCCACACCCAGAACAGctataacaacaacagcagcggcggaagcagcagcaacagcagttcgagcagcagcaacaaccagcCACAGGTGCGCAACTACGGCACCATGAAGATGCCCTCTTCGCCGGTGGCTTGGGCAGCGCCAACGCCGGAGCGCAAAAACAGCCAACAGGCAGCAGCGGCaccggcagcagcaactgcgTCTGCGTCTGCAGCTCCCGTGGCAATCACAACAGTAACTACCTCAACGGCGAGCATTACGGCTACCCCAAATCAATTTCAACCGGAGACTGGCAACAGTAGTGCATCACCAGCCGTGGCTGCcgcgcagcaacagcagtctGCAGCACAGCAACATGCGCAGGCCGCAcaaacaggagcagcagcagcaccaagcAAGTCCTACAGCAACTATGCTCCTAAAAAGCATCAGAGCTATGAGCCAGCAGTGCTGAGCTCCGTGGTGGCCACCAGTTCATCAGCCAACCCGCAGCCGCAACTGAATCTTGCCCCACCTGCGCCACCAGCCTCGCAGAACAGCAGCGACAGTTCGCAGCTTTCGTGGGCCAGTTTGTTTGCCAGCAACAAGCCCGTGGCCAAGGTGGCGCCCTACGAGGCCAGCAAAATtgcacagcagcagccagcCCATCCAGTGCTCCAATTGGCTCCGCCGCAGCCAGCTCAAGTGGCGGCTGCCGCCCCAGCTGCTCAGCCGTCGTCGCCTCCTCAGAATTTGCCCCTGCCCACGGCTCACCAGCAGTCACAGTTGCCAGCACCTGTGCCGGCGCCCACGGTTCCGCTGGTCACCCCAGGAGCGCTCTCCTATTCTGCTGCATCCGCTCAGGCAGTTCCTGCTCCCAGCCCCGCGTCGGCTTCCGTCAAGCCCCTCAAGCCGGAACCGCCGCGTCctgtgcagcagcaactggaTGAGTGGACCAGCAAGTACGCCGAGTACCTGACGCGCCACAAGACCAATTTGGCGCCGATCAGCCTGCGTCCCCGAGGACTGACCAACAGGTCCAACTACTGCTACATCAACTCGATCCTGCAGGCCCTGCTCGGCTGCTCGCCGTTCTACAACCTGCTGCGCTCCATTCCCAAGCAGGCGGCTGTCCTGAGCGAGGTCAAAACGCCCACTGTGAACGCCATGTAAGTTTATAGCACGAACTGGGAATAGGAATAGAACTTATATTTAGCTCAATCAAATCATTCGAAGTCAAGCCACAGGCAAGTCAACAGACACTTCGGCACCATTACCCAGCCGGCGTCTGTGTTACGTTTGTGGAAGATGAAATGCCACCGGCCCTACGCTCTTTGGTTACCTCCGTTTTGACGGTAGCTGCTGAGTGTTGGGGTTGGTGCACGTGCTCCGATTTTAAGTAGAAGATATCACGTTTTTTGGATTTCTTCGCCAAATGCGGCACAAacactattattattttatccTTTGTTACATCTAAGTACACAGCCGTTTACGTTTTATAACCTTCTGTTTTATAACCTTCTGTTTTGCCTATAGGATGTCTTTTATGACCAACTTTTCATCGCTGCCCAGCGGTCTTCGCCTGCGTCTGAACAACCTCAACAAGGGATCGCAAAGCAAGGGCAAGGACGAGTTTGTGGGCTCCGATTTGCAATGCGACATGGCCTTTGAACCCACTGAGATCTACAAGCTGTGGAACGACAGTCGAGAGGAGCATGTCGAAGGTCGTCAAGAGGACGCCGAAGAATTCTTGGGCTACGTTCTAAACAAGCTGAACGACGAGATGCTGGAGGTAAGTGTTTGGCAAAAGTTGGCGTTCCAAATTTCTCATTGTCTTGTTGGCTTTGTTGCAGGTGATTAAGCTGATTGATAAGCCCACACCCCAGCAAAATGGTCAGGAACCCGCGGAACCAGAGGATGGAGGCGATGTCTGGCAGGTAAGTTAATTGCTTTATTATGATGTCATTTCGCTTAATTGAATGTTTTACTCCCCAGATGATTTGCAACAATCGTAATAAGGGCAGCGTAACCCGTCAGACCGACTTCGGACGCACTCCCGTAAGCGATATCTTCCGGGGAGAACTGCGCTCCCGGCTGCAGCGTGAGGGAGAACACTCCACGGATGTAATTCAGCCCTTCTTTACGCTTCAACTGAATATCGAAGTGAGTTTCGAATATGGATACCCGTTTTagaattttttttatgtttaaaaaatatgtcATGGCCTTATCGGtattaaatcatttaatcACCACAGACAAGTCAACAGACACTTCGGCACCATTTCCCAGCCGGCGTCTGTGTTACGTTCGTGGAAGATGAAATGCTCAGTCTCGCCTGCGTTTGGTGATTGTTTCCGTTCTGGCGATGGTTACCAGACGTTGAGGTTGATGCACGTGCTCCGCTTTTTAATAGAGATAATTGTATTCAATAGTTTTTTCAACAGTGGGCACAGACAATAAATGTAGAAGAATTATTACTTAGATAATTTTGCCCATATCAGCTATTTAAATTCATAAATGTTATATCTCTACAGAAAGCTGCATCTGTGAAGGAGGCACTGGAGATCCTTGTGGGTCGCGATCAGTTGGAGGGAGTCACaggcagcaaaacaaaacaggaGGTTGTGGCCTGGCAGCAGATGACGCTGGAGAAACTACCCGTCGTCCTGATATTGCATTTAAAGTACTTCGACTACCGCTCTGATGGGTGCACAAAGATTTTGAAGAAGGTGGATTTCCCCGTGGAACTAAAGATCGATGCCAGTATGTTGCCATGAAATCATCATTACCGTACCGATGTTCATTTTCGACTTCGTTTCAGAAATCCTCGGCTCAAAGAAGACCTCGCAGAAGCAGCGCGCCTATCGCCTGTTTGCGGTTGTCTATCACGATGGTAAGGAGGCATCGAAGGGCCACTACATCACGGACGTTTTCCACACGGGCTACAGCAGCTGGCTGCGCTACGACGACAGCTCGGTAAAGCCGGTCAGCGAGAAGCACGTCCTCCAGCCGCACACGCCCCGTGTGCCTTACCTGCTGTACTATCGCCGTTCAGACACCCTGcccccgcagcagcagcaaacccAGCAGCAGAATGGCGGAGGATCAGGTGGAGTCGTGGGCAGCAGCTCCTCATCATCGAATGCCGGGGATAACAAGTGAAAATTAACCACAACGGGGCGTTGTAAAAATACATAAGAACTTTCAGTGCTAGCGATATActgcatatatttttgtgTCAGTGCGAGTGAGCGAGAATGCGAAATTGGttttatatgcatatacatacacaaaTTAACAATTAGATATATTCGAGCGGTATATATTTAAGCCCAAAGTCCAAAGCGCATGACCGTGTGTTAGAGTACGATTGTGTGAGAAAGAAACTTAGCTCTAAGCTAGACTAGAATTAAGGTTGAGTAGAAAAATAGGCAGCAAAAGAAACTCGTTGGAAACGCGAAAACTTTGTACAAAGAGAAACGAAAAAACTCTGTAAACTAAACAGCGAGTAAATTAACATATAACTTAGTgctaaatttacaaaatcctTCAGCGTAGCGAAACCCCCAAATATCTGTGGCACAAAAGCCCTCCCAGATGTTAGAAGTAGTGGATGTTAGAACTGCCCTTAAATACCTTTGGAGTTTGGCGATATGTTATGACAAACGCTTACAGCTgtatatatacacaaataaTCATATATTGTAGTTGATCAGTTTCGCGGCATGCACCATGCATTTAAACAAACCAACCGAGCAACAATATATATCGAATGCTTTGAATATGCTTTAAAGAATTATACATTTAGAACCAAGGTGTTTTCCACACAAAGAGTAAATACAGGCAGTGTTGGTCAGAGCAATAGCCGCTAGCATTTCATCATCTAAAAGCCAAACTGGGTTACTTTTGTAATGGTCTCGAAGACCAAATCAAATAGATACTTCCTTTGCTAACAATTTTTGCTCACGTAGATGGAAGTTTAAACATGAAAGTAACGAGCTGAACACATTATCTATACGGCTTTTATAGACCACTACTGCGTGTTGCATTGCATATAAGCAGCAAAGTAAGCTAACAACGCGTtcattttgtaatttattttatatgttgTTTAGTTTTATACGTAATCAGTTAGGCGAGCAGATTCATATATACACAAACGGAACTTGTTATTCATAGTTAGAGAAACTTTTTGGGGATTGTCTCCCCGGCTTGGATGCGATGTTTGCCTTCATGATATTGGAGTTCTTAACTTTCTTTTCTCAGACCTAGAGCATTTAGTTTGTACATCATGTTAGAGAAAAGTGTTGGGATTGTAACGTAAGATTTGAATTggaataattattaaatgtaATCGGGTACGAACTAATGCTAATCAACCATACTAGTTAATAGATGTCTTACAAACGTATACAcccatatatattttcttaagCTATGTAATCTAAAcgcatatatattatttataggTATCGTGCC
Encoded proteins:
- the LOC6610244 gene encoding trithorax group protein osa, which translates into the protein MASTSSSASTTAGSSVAAGGGAATPISTPSTPQPSGVSSGPGNNGNNNNHHNSTLVSPSGNNNLMTPVQAFTPTGQPVYNPPVYMSAHGGHPHAGAHYPAMIPAPMPSNHVYVNNVTANVNLHGWPHGVPAYMPPGGQHHYIGHGDMPQEQGNAVMPHLQPVPINLAPQGGSPNPHGPRMGGRTRERGRPRGGGPRRNDYHGPRHLQQQQLITLPPQQQLPPPDGTNPGLQLQPDQMGQQLAPPEAHMQHLQQYYAAPPTYAYGPYPSPYFTPQHANMQPPPNATAAQQATGTPLFISGPVMYNPAWFNHGGYIYPMMHPAEYQYVPEDAGQPGVDERGAQPDGGMTQIWHQAPMYAEDFEALQQQQQQQQVAVHPNGGAVSVADELNHNSTSLPSSETSSMISPNYPIYDPQMHEMQQQMGVMQIFDDGQMAALQPIHPGAGPLPQYEDELGECGAPPPGAIPMTWTTAMPLPPDAVQPALLPPPPHHILQQTSPLLIEQPAQLVQAQPPQPPTPTPQQQDQQPHQEQTADKSLTQNNNEVVALDEKLANEKQQQIEFQEQQQQQQLHQLPQQQQQQQEEQQQPQQLQPLQTEKPPTKVPNLVVATVAPQLQQAPLQQHQQQQTSPVVVSPKQQQQQPQAAHQNSYHDQHHLPQQQQPQPQRKPSQQYNQSQQQQVRRKYSSEYNHHHHQHGSSDTGIQTTKTMSWTNSAQHKKSTQSVSVTASPNSVNNGPGVGAASGPAGKANYSHTTKTFTNQQHYQQQHYHTQNSYNNNSSGGSSSNSSSSSSNNQPQVRNYGTMKMPSSPVAWAAPTPERKNSQQAAAAPAAATASASAAPVAITTVTTSTASITATPNQFQPETGNSSASPAVAAAQQQQSAAQQHAQAAQTGAAAAPSKSYSNYAPKKHQSYEPAVLSSVVATSSSANPQPQLNLAPPAPPASQNSSDSSQLSWASLFASNKPVAKVAPYEASKIAQQQPAHPVLQLAPPQPAQVAAAAPAAQPSSPPQNLPLPTAHQQSQLPAPVPAPTVPLVTPGALSYSAASAQAVPAPSPASASVKPLKPEPPRPVQQQLDEWTSKYAEYLTRHKTNLAPISLRPRGLTNRSNYCYINSILQALLGCSPFYNLLRSIPKQAAVLSEVKTPTVNAMMSFMTNFSSLPSGLRLRLNNLNKGSQSKGKDEFVGSDLQCDMAFEPTEIYKLWNDSREEHVEGRQEDAEEFLGYVLNKLNDEMLEVIKLIDKPTPQQNGQEPAEPEDGGDVWQMICNNRNKGSVTRQTDFGRTPVSDIFRGELRSRLQREGEHSTDVIQPFFTLQLNIEKAASVKEALEILVGRDQLEGVTGSKTKQEVVAWQQMTLEKLPVVLILHLKYFDYRSDGCTKILKKVDFPVELKIDAKILGSKKTSQKQRAYRLFAVVYHDGKEASKGHYITDVFHTGYSSWLRYDDSSVKPVSEKHVLQPHTPRVPYLLYYRRSDTLPPQQQQTQQQNGGGSGGVVGSSSSSSNAGDNK